One region of Vibrio pelagius genomic DNA includes:
- the hrpA gene encoding ATP-dependent RNA helicase HrpA produces MTSSPEKADKNQDAARSDAADKNSASKAKASQNTPASLRKALKECMMRDRFRLSKRIAGASRIKNEKSKHAVFDEIALDIAQSMMTATQRAAQKPTIEYPEILPVSQKRDDIAKAIEENQVVIVAGETGSGKTTQLPKICSELGRGRYGLIGHTQPRRLAARSVANRIAEEMETQLGEFVGYKVRFNDQISDNTQIKLMTDGILLAEIQHDRYLNQYDTIIIDEAHERSLNIDFIMGYLKELLPKRPDLKVIITSATIDPERFSKHFNNAPIIEVSGRTYPVETRYRPLGGEDSDSDRDQMEGIFEAVDELCDEGLGDILIFMNGEREIRDTADALNKRNLRDTEIVPLYARLSAGEQNRIFQSHTGRRIVLATNVAETSLTVPGIKYVIDPGTARISRYSYRTKVQRLPIEPISQASANQRKGRCGRVAEGICIRLYSEEDFESRPEFTDPEILRTNLASVILQMTALGLGDIQAFPFVEAPDKRNIQDGVRLLEELGAIASGKPNSKNKNQGDDTKKLTAIGRKLSKLPIDPRLARMVIEAPNNRCLHEVMVIASALSIQDPRERPSDKQQSSDDKHKRFFDKDSDFITFVNLWDYIKKQQKALSSNQFRKQCKQDYLNYLRIREWQDVYFQIHQAMRELDTKLNDEPGSYEGIHQSLLSGLLSHVGMKDQEKNEYQGARNARFHIFPASGLFKKQPKWIMSAELVETSKLWGRIIAKIQPEWIEPLAKHLIKRSYSEPHWSKKQAAVMAHEKVMLYGIPIVPKRLVNYGAIDPTVSRELFVRSALVEGEWETKHAFFKQNRKLLQEVEELEHKSRRRDILIDDDELFDFYDQRVGEEVVSGRHFDTWWKKTSKQTPELLNFEKSMLFRGDASHVTDLDYPNFWHQNGLKLKLSYQFEPGDDNDGVTVHVPLPILNQVEQSGFDWQIPGLRQELVISLIKSLPKTLRRNFVPAPNYADAFLARVTPLEAPLLDSLEKELRRMTGVEVVRDDWKLDQIPEHLKVTFRAVDHRRRKLKEHKELHELKESLKDKVQETLSKVADDDIEQQNLHTWSFGELPKVYQQKRGGYDVKAFPALVDTKDSVEIKLFETEQEQISAMKAGQRRLILLNVPSPIKYLHSNLPNKSKLGLYFNPYGKVLDLIDDCIACGIDKLIEEKGGLVWEPEQFEALKEHVRAELGDTVVEIAQQVETILTTAFNINKKLKGRVDLSMAFALSDIKAQIEGLIFKGFATECGWKRLPDILRYMRAIERRMEKLPIDPNKDRLHMIKVESVMNDYKELLNKVPKGIAVPENVKEVRWMIEELRVSFFAQQLGTPYPVSDKRVKNAIDAC; encoded by the coding sequence TTGACTTCGTCTCCGGAAAAAGCAGATAAGAATCAAGACGCCGCACGTTCGGACGCGGCAGACAAGAATTCTGCTTCTAAGGCTAAGGCCTCCCAAAATACACCTGCCTCTCTTCGTAAAGCGCTCAAAGAATGTATGATGCGCGATCGCTTCCGTCTGAGTAAGCGAATTGCAGGTGCTAGCCGAATTAAAAACGAGAAATCGAAACACGCCGTCTTTGACGAGATTGCACTAGATATTGCCCAATCGATGATGACGGCAACCCAGCGCGCTGCGCAAAAGCCAACCATCGAATACCCAGAAATCCTGCCAGTAAGCCAAAAGCGCGACGATATCGCTAAGGCAATTGAAGAGAACCAAGTGGTGATCGTGGCGGGTGAAACGGGTTCAGGTAAAACAACTCAACTTCCTAAGATCTGTTCTGAGCTTGGACGCGGTCGCTATGGCCTGATTGGTCATACTCAGCCACGTCGTCTAGCTGCGCGCTCGGTAGCGAACCGTATTGCAGAAGAGATGGAAACCCAACTGGGTGAGTTTGTGGGTTATAAGGTTCGATTTAACGATCAAATCTCGGACAACACTCAAATCAAACTGATGACCGATGGTATTCTACTGGCGGAGATTCAGCACGACCGCTATCTAAACCAGTACGACACCATCATTATCGATGAAGCGCACGAACGTAGCTTGAACATCGATTTCATCATGGGTTACTTGAAAGAGTTGTTGCCAAAGCGTCCTGATCTGAAAGTGATCATCACGTCGGCAACCATCGACCCTGAACGCTTCTCTAAGCATTTCAATAATGCACCAATCATTGAAGTATCAGGTCGTACGTACCCAGTAGAAACTCGCTACCGCCCTCTCGGTGGTGAAGACAGTGATTCTGACCGCGACCAAATGGAAGGTATCTTCGAAGCGGTTGATGAGCTATGTGATGAAGGCTTAGGTGACATCCTGATCTTCATGAACGGTGAGCGAGAGATTCGTGATACGGCAGATGCACTGAATAAACGTAACCTGCGTGATACTGAAATCGTGCCTCTGTATGCTCGTTTGTCAGCGGGTGAGCAAAACCGCATCTTCCAATCTCACACGGGGCGTCGAATTGTACTGGCAACCAACGTAGCGGAGACCTCGCTAACGGTTCCGGGTATCAAGTATGTAATCGACCCAGGTACTGCGCGTATCAGTCGCTACAGCTACCGTACGAAAGTGCAGCGCCTACCGATTGAGCCTATCTCTCAAGCGAGTGCTAACCAGCGTAAAGGTCGTTGTGGTCGTGTGGCTGAAGGTATCTGTATTCGTCTTTACTCCGAGGAAGATTTCGAATCACGTCCAGAGTTTACTGATCCAGAGATTCTGCGTACCAACCTAGCGTCGGTCATCCTACAGATGACGGCGCTTGGCCTAGGTGATATCCAAGCCTTCCCATTTGTAGAAGCGCCAGACAAACGCAACATCCAAGATGGTGTAAGACTGCTTGAAGAGTTGGGTGCGATTGCATCGGGTAAACCAAACAGCAAGAACAAGAACCAAGGTGACGATACTAAGAAGCTAACCGCTATTGGTCGTAAGCTATCTAAGCTGCCGATCGACCCGCGTTTAGCGCGTATGGTTATTGAAGCACCTAACAATCGCTGTCTACACGAAGTGATGGTTATCGCGTCTGCATTGTCGATTCAAGATCCGCGTGAGCGTCCGTCTGACAAACAGCAGTCGTCTGACGATAAGCACAAGCGTTTCTTCGATAAAGACTCAGATTTCATCACCTTTGTGAACCTGTGGGACTACATCAAGAAGCAGCAAAAAGCGCTGTCGAGCAACCAGTTCCGCAAACAGTGTAAGCAAGATTACCTGAACTACCTGCGTATTCGTGAGTGGCAAGATGTCTACTTCCAAATCCACCAAGCGATGCGTGAGTTAGATACCAAGCTTAACGATGAACCAGGTAGTTACGAAGGTATTCACCAGTCGCTACTTTCAGGCTTGCTATCGCACGTTGGTATGAAAGACCAAGAGAAGAACGAGTACCAAGGTGCGCGTAACGCTCGTTTCCATATCTTCCCGGCGTCTGGTCTGTTTAAGAAGCAGCCAAAGTGGATCATGTCCGCTGAGCTGGTGGAAACTTCAAAACTTTGGGGTCGCATCATCGCAAAGATTCAGCCAGAGTGGATTGAACCGTTAGCTAAGCACCTAATTAAGCGCAGCTACAGCGAACCACATTGGTCGAAGAAGCAAGCCGCGGTCATGGCTCACGAGAAAGTGATGCTTTACGGCATTCCAATCGTACCTAAGCGCCTTGTGAATTACGGTGCGATTGACCCGACCGTCAGTCGTGAACTGTTTGTACGCAGCGCACTGGTTGAAGGTGAGTGGGAAACCAAACACGCTTTCTTCAAACAGAACCGCAAGCTTCTGCAAGAAGTGGAAGAGCTAGAGCATAAATCGCGTCGTCGTGACATCTTGATTGATGACGATGAGCTGTTTGATTTCTACGACCAACGCGTTGGCGAAGAGGTGGTTTCTGGCCGTCACTTCGATACGTGGTGGAAGAAAACCAGCAAACAGACGCCTGAGCTACTGAACTTCGAGAAATCGATGCTGTTCCGTGGCGATGCGAGCCATGTTACCGATTTAGATTACCCGAACTTCTGGCACCAAAATGGTTTGAAGCTAAAACTGAGCTATCAATTTGAGCCGGGCGATGACAACGATGGTGTGACCGTTCACGTACCACTGCCGATTCTGAACCAAGTAGAGCAGAGTGGCTTTGACTGGCAGATTCCAGGGTTACGTCAAGAACTTGTCATTAGCCTTATCAAATCGCTACCTAAGACGTTACGGCGTAACTTTGTGCCTGCGCCAAACTATGCAGATGCATTCCTTGCGCGAGTAACTCCACTTGAAGCGCCGCTGCTCGATTCTCTTGAGAAAGAGCTGCGTCGCATGACAGGTGTTGAAGTAGTGCGTGATGATTGGAAACTTGACCAGATCCCAGAGCACTTGAAAGTAACGTTCCGCGCGGTAGACCACCGTCGCCGCAAGCTGAAAGAGCACAAAGAACTGCACGAGCTGAAAGAGAGCTTGAAAGACAAGGTTCAAGAGACACTATCGAAAGTGGCTGATGACGACATCGAGCAGCAGAACCTTCACACGTGGAGCTTTGGCGAACTGCCTAAGGTGTACCAACAGAAACGTGGCGGTTACGACGTAAAAGCCTTCCCAGCGTTAGTGGATACCAAAGACAGCGTAGAGATCAAACTGTTCGAAACTGAGCAAGAGCAGATCTCAGCAATGAAAGCGGGTCAGCGTCGTCTGATCTTACTTAACGTACCATCGCCAATTAAGTACCTACACTCGAACCTGCCAAACAAATCTAAGCTAGGTCTGTACTTTAACCCTTACGGTAAAGTCCTTGATTTGATTGATGATTGTATCGCTTGTGGTATCGATAAGCTTATCGAAGAGAAGGGCGGTTTGGTTTGGGAACCAGAGCAGTTTGAAGCACTGAAAGAACACGTTCGCGCAGAGCTTGGTGACACGGTTGTAGAGATCGCTCAGCAAGTTGAAACCATTCTGACCACGGCTTTCAACATCAACAAAAAGCTGAAAGGGCGTGTTGATCTATCGATGGCATTTGCCTTGTCGGATATCAAAGCGCAGATAGAAGGGTTAATATTCAAGGGCTTTGCGACTGAGTGTGGTTGGAAGCGTTTGCCGGACATCCTACGTTACATGCGTGCGATTGAGCGTCGTATGGAAAAACTGCCGATTGACCCGAACAAAGATCGCTTACACATGATTAAAGTCGAATCAGTAATGAACGACTACAAAGAGTTACTGAATAAGGTACCAAAAGGGATCGCGGTTCCAGAAAATGTCAAAGAGGTGCGTTGGATGATAGAAGAGCTTCGTGTAAGCTTCTTCGCACAGCAACTTGGCACGCCGTACCCAGTATCGGATAAGCGTGTTAAAAACGCTATCGATGCTTGTTAA
- a CDS encoding FMN-dependent NADH-azoreductase — protein MSRVLALKSSILGDYSQSTKLVEEFIKNVDQDKLTVRDLAANPLPVLDFAVATALRATEDLSQDQQAIVDLSDTLIEEIKAADTLVIAAPMYNFTIPTQLKNWIDLIARAGVTFTYTENGVKGLIEGKKAIVVTTRGGIHKDAATDSMTPYLRTVLGFVGITDVEFVYAEALNMGEDAAAKGISEAQSKLAELA, from the coding sequence ATGTCTCGTGTATTAGCCCTAAAATCAAGCATCCTAGGCGACTACTCTCAATCAACCAAACTGGTAGAAGAGTTCATCAAGAATGTAGACCAAGACAAACTGACGGTTCGCGACCTAGCTGCAAATCCACTTCCAGTGTTGGACTTTGCGGTAGCCACTGCGCTTCGCGCAACGGAAGATCTTTCTCAAGATCAGCAAGCGATTGTTGACCTATCTGATACGCTAATCGAAGAGATTAAAGCGGCAGATACGCTAGTGATTGCTGCACCTATGTACAACTTCACTATCCCAACTCAGCTGAAAAACTGGATTGACCTAATTGCTCGTGCTGGCGTGACGTTCACTTACACAGAGAACGGCGTGAAAGGTCTAATCGAAGGTAAGAAAGCGATCGTGGTAACGACTCGTGGTGGCATCCATAAAGACGCAGCAACTGACAGCATGACACCTTACCTGCGTACAGTACTTGGCTTCGTTGGCATTACAGATGTGGAATTTGTTTACGCAGAAGCACTAAACATGGGTGAAGACGCAGCAGCAAAAGGCATCTCAGAAGCGCAGAGCAAACTGGCTGAATTGGCATAA
- a CDS encoding MipA/OmpV family protein: MKNKLIATMMSSGALLSCGNAVAIEEQEWGIAAMYRTASIPYDTSGGDQTVSSFVPMLFFKNDYVFIDGTEMGAYLLESEDEKWQLNAISRMRFIDIPASEQNAIEGDTADFGAQLTYQLDDQWRLETELMADDSYRFHGNFRAKGYYEVGDWEFTPSATLRYKSADFNTEYYEVDGKSIGAGADFNVGIEAKYHVVSNLYLLGSTSVTRLDDNAYQSSIVEDRYQGEFYVGFGFFNDKEKAPKPRLSNPAYLRVAHGWATPSNIGDIMKFNREKDEFNNQLTSFFYGHPLTDEIFGFPLDIYLTPGIVHHWSSEVQSSSTEYVVAIKAYYTFNWPTQWRFGVAEGMSYIDSITYIEATEMERKGYTASHLLNYLDFSFDVNVGDLFGKSDLNNLWFGYSLHHRSAIFENASQFGRIKGGSNYNTIYFQYEF; this comes from the coding sequence ATGAAGAATAAATTAATAGCAACCATGATGAGCTCGGGCGCGCTACTTAGCTGTGGTAATGCGGTAGCGATTGAAGAGCAGGAGTGGGGTATTGCCGCGATGTATCGAACGGCGAGTATTCCCTACGACACGTCCGGTGGCGATCAAACGGTAAGCTCGTTTGTACCTATGCTGTTTTTTAAAAATGATTATGTCTTTATTGATGGTACAGAAATGGGGGCATACCTGCTCGAGTCAGAGGATGAAAAGTGGCAACTGAACGCCATTTCGCGTATGCGCTTTATCGACATTCCCGCATCTGAACAGAATGCGATTGAGGGAGATACCGCTGATTTTGGTGCGCAGCTTACCTATCAACTGGATGATCAATGGCGCTTAGAAACCGAACTGATGGCTGATGACTCTTACCGTTTTCATGGCAATTTTAGAGCCAAAGGGTACTACGAGGTTGGAGATTGGGAGTTCACACCTAGTGCGACACTTCGTTATAAGAGTGCAGACTTTAACACTGAATATTACGAAGTCGATGGAAAGTCTATAGGTGCTGGTGCCGATTTCAATGTGGGCATTGAAGCCAAATACCATGTTGTTTCCAACTTGTACCTGCTTGGTTCGACGAGTGTCACTCGTCTAGATGATAACGCCTACCAATCGTCGATTGTTGAAGATCGCTATCAAGGTGAATTTTACGTTGGTTTCGGTTTCTTCAATGACAAAGAGAAAGCGCCCAAACCACGATTAAGTAACCCTGCTTATTTGCGCGTGGCACACGGTTGGGCAACGCCATCAAACATCGGCGATATCATGAAGTTCAATCGCGAGAAAGATGAGTTCAATAACCAACTGACCTCATTCTTCTACGGTCATCCACTGACGGATGAGATATTTGGTTTCCCGTTAGATATTTATCTAACGCCCGGTATCGTTCACCACTGGAGCTCAGAGGTTCAATCAAGCAGTACGGAATATGTGGTTGCAATTAAGGCTTACTACACCTTCAACTGGCCGACTCAATGGCGTTTTGGTGTGGCAGAAGGTATGTCATACATCGATTCAATTACTTATATTGAAGCGACGGAAATGGAACGCAAAGGCTACACGGCAAGTCATCTATTGAACTACCTAGACTTCTCGTTTGATGTCAATGTAGGCGATCTGTTCGGCAAGAGTGATCTCAACAATCTGTGGTTTGGTTATTCACTGCATCACCGTTCGGCTATCTTCGAAAATGCGTCACAGTTTGGTCGCATCAAAGGTGGCAGTAACTATAACACCATCTATTTCCAGTATGAGTTTTAA